One Sulfurimonas sp. HSL-3221 genomic window, GCCGCTTGCTTTGAGCGGACCGTCCCAGAGGAGGTCCTGATCGTTCAGCGCGAAGATACCCGTTGCGATCGCACCCCACAGACCTGCGAGGAAGTGGATACCGAAAGCATCGAGGCTGTCGTCGTAGCCCAGTTTCTTTTTCAGGATAGCCACACCGAAGAAGCCGATGAGCGCACCGACGATACCGACGATGAAGGCACCGCCGACGCCGACGAAGCCGGCTGCCGGAGTGATCGCAACGAGACCGGCAACGATACCGGAAGCGACACCGAGCAGGGTCGGTTTCTTGAACATGAACCATTCAATCAGCATCCAGGTGACACCGGCAGCCGCCGTAGCGATTGTCGTTGTCAGAACCGCCAGGCCTGCAACAGCGTTCGCACCGAATGCGGAACCGCCGTTGAAGCCGTACCAGCCGAACCAGAGGATCGCCGCACCGGCAGCGGTGAGGATGATGCTCGCCGGTTTCATGGCTGTCTTAGGATAACCTGCACGCTTGCCGAGCATGACTGCCAGGACCAGACCGGCCAGACCGCCGTTCATGTGGACAACCGTACCGCCGGCGAAGTCAAGGGCACCTTCATCGAAGAGGTAGGCACCGTCGCCGCCCCATACCATGTGGGTGATCGGTGCGTAAACCACCAGGCCCCACAGGACAACGAAGAGCATCCATGTTGAGAACTTCATACGCTCGATCGCGGAACCGGAGGCGATGGCAACGGTGATCGCTGCAAACGTACCCTGGAACGCGATGAAGACGAAGGTCGGGTAGCTGCCGGAAAGGTCAGACCAGTTGATACCGGAGAGGAAGACGTTGCCGAAGCCGCCGAACACGTTCTGCAGTGCCGCGCTCTCGTTCGCGCCGAAGGCGATGGAGTAGCCTGCAATGACCCAGACCACAAACGCTACCACGAAGGCACCCATTACCATTGCATAA contains:
- a CDS encoding ammonium transporter — encoded protein: MKKWLLSMMMLLPTLALAEDTLDTGDTAWMMVSTAFVLLMTPAGLALFYAGMTRTKNVLNTYAMVMGAFVVAFVVWVIAGYSIAFGANESAALQNVFGGFGNVFLSGINWSDLSGSYPTFVFIAFQGTFAAITVAIASGSAIERMKFSTWMLFVVLWGLVVYAPITHMVWGGDGAYLFDEGALDFAGGTVVHMNGGLAGLVLAVMLGKRAGYPKTAMKPASIILTAAGAAILWFGWYGFNGGSAFGANAVAGLAVLTTTIATAAAGVTWMLIEWFMFKKPTLLGVASGIVAGLVAITPAAGFVGVGGAFIVGIVGALIGFFGVAILKKKLGYDDSLDAFGIHFLAGLWGAIATGIFALNDQDLLWDGPLKASGDRMGQLFVQFESVLIVGLWTLVGTVIVYLISSAITGGARVDEETETMGLDESVHGERGFNL